The following proteins are encoded in a genomic region of Opitutus sp.:
- the nadC gene encoding carboxylating nicotinate-nucleotide diphosphorylase, with protein sequence MPAPADTLLKRLNWDDLDLASLRKLIELARDEDLAGLGLRVKPTVTGDRSTAALPAPPRQGSADLVARQSLVACGLPLIPLILSAYGGNASVQLCARDGRTIAPGEVIATLSGDPRTLLAAERVILNFLQRLSGVATQTQSYVAALGEGRTRLLDTRKTTPGYRMLEKYAVACGGGWNHRLGLFDRVMLKDNHLALLGSTEGLAAAVARAKKAAPDLAVEVEVDELAQIPPVLAAGADVILLDNFTPAKIKKAVALIAGRAFTEASGGITLKTLPRFAGLGLDFVSTGALVHQSVWVDIGLDWRV encoded by the coding sequence ATGCCCGCACCCGCCGACACCTTGCTTAAACGCCTCAACTGGGACGATCTCGACCTCGCCTCTCTGCGTAAACTCATCGAACTCGCCCGCGACGAGGACCTCGCCGGTCTGGGCCTGCGCGTAAAACCCACTGTCACCGGCGACCGTTCCACCGCCGCGTTGCCCGCGCCTCCCCGCCAGGGCTCGGCTGATCTCGTGGCCCGCCAATCACTGGTCGCCTGCGGTTTGCCGCTGATCCCTCTCATTCTCTCTGCCTACGGCGGCAATGCCTCCGTGCAACTGTGCGCTCGCGACGGCCGTACCATCGCCCCGGGCGAGGTCATCGCTACCCTTTCCGGCGACCCGCGCACCTTGCTGGCCGCCGAGCGCGTTATCCTGAATTTCCTCCAGCGCCTGTCCGGTGTCGCCACCCAAACCCAATCCTACGTCGCCGCCTTGGGCGAGGGCCGTACCCGCCTGCTCGATACCCGCAAAACCACGCCCGGCTACCGTATGCTGGAAAAGTACGCGGTCGCCTGCGGTGGTGGCTGGAACCATCGCCTCGGCCTGTTCGACCGCGTGATGCTCAAGGATAACCACCTCGCGCTGCTGGGCTCCACCGAGGGGCTCGCCGCAGCGGTCGCCCGGGCCAAAAAGGCCGCCCCTGATCTGGCGGTGGAGGTCGAGGTCGATGAACTCGCGCAGATTCCCCCGGTCCTCGCCGCCGGCGCCGACGTGATCCTCTTGGACAACTTTACGCCGGCTAAAATCAAAAAGGCCGTGGCGCTGATCGCCGGCCGCGCCTTCACCGAGGCGAGCGGCGGCATCACCTTAAAAACCCTGCCGCGTTTCGCCGGGCTCGGGCTCGACTTTGTCTCCACTGGCGCGCTCGTCCACCAGAGTGTGTGGGTGGATATCGGGCTGGATTGGCGCGTATGA
- the corA gene encoding magnesium/cobalt transporter CorA produces the protein MIHSFIFSEGRLVGQDLEVEALRLVRADKGLVLWVDLENPTEDEIKLILTDVFQFHPLAIEDCVTPSPLPKIEDFDDYLFFVTHAVDFTRTEKFNTTELDLFLGKDYLVSFHRNPLKSVTSVIDRCIKATGIVARGPDRIAHFLLDAMVDNFQPIIDEMRGELEEIEETVLSKNSDGLIPDLMHVRADITLLRQIIRPQRELVTRLAHGENKLIRALMQPYFRDLRDNLIRIEETAAGFADQLLISFDLYLSKSDYEANQGIKTLTALTVLTLPATLISTWYGMNFEHMPELKSAYGYPIIVGLTLVLTACTWAWCKRKRWI, from the coding sequence ATGATTCATTCTTTTATTTTCAGCGAAGGTAGACTCGTCGGCCAGGACCTTGAGGTCGAAGCCCTGCGCCTTGTGCGCGCTGACAAGGGCCTGGTTCTCTGGGTCGACTTGGAAAACCCCACCGAGGACGAAATAAAATTGATTCTAACCGACGTCTTTCAATTTCACCCGCTCGCCATCGAGGACTGCGTCACCCCCAGCCCGCTCCCCAAGATCGAGGACTTCGATGACTACCTATTTTTCGTCACCCACGCAGTCGACTTCACCCGCACCGAAAAGTTCAACACCACCGAACTCGACCTGTTCCTGGGCAAAGACTACCTGGTCAGCTTTCACCGCAACCCGTTAAAATCGGTCACCTCGGTCATCGACCGCTGCATCAAAGCCACCGGCATCGTCGCGCGCGGCCCCGACCGGATTGCCCACTTCCTGCTTGATGCCATGGTGGACAACTTCCAGCCGATCATCGACGAGATGCGCGGCGAACTCGAAGAGATCGAGGAAACCGTGCTGTCCAAAAACTCTGACGGCCTCATTCCCGACCTGATGCACGTGCGAGCCGACATCACCTTGCTGCGCCAAATCATCCGCCCGCAGCGCGAACTGGTCACCCGGCTGGCACACGGCGAAAACAAGCTGATACGCGCCCTCATGCAGCCCTACTTCCGCGACCTGCGCGACAACCTCATTCGCATCGAGGAAACCGCCGCCGGTTTCGCCGACCAGTTGCTCATCTCGTTCGACCTGTACCTGAGCAAATCCGACTACGAGGCCAATCAAGGCATCAAAACCCTCACCGCGCTCACCGTGCTGACCCTTCCGGCCACGCTGATCAGCACCTGGTACGGCATGAATTTCGAGCACATGCCCGAGCTCAAGTCCGCCTACGGTTACCCGATCATTGTCGGGCTGACACTCGTCTTGACCGCTTGCACCTGGGCGTGGTGCAAACGCAAACGCTGGATCTAG
- a CDS encoding magnesium transporter CorA family protein, which produces MITTLVYRDHKLTPLRPGVESLAALRQEPGVLLWVDLNQPSTEEVTAVLETVFGFHPLTIEDCVADSPLPKIEDYGDYLYLVAHSIAYEAGNGFTTSELDLFLGPNYLVTYHRTPLKAVQAVIERHQRTPSTPVRGPDRFAHGLLDGLVESCQPALAALRAEVDKLEEGVLINISAEELFPQVVALRKDLSRLRQLIRPQREVLMALTHGKSKLVRPTIVPYLRDVGDDLVRIETQAATWAEQLILSFRIYLNKSGYEANQGIKIITAITAMTIPPLLIGGWFGMNFRHMPELASIHGYAISVALMLTSMAGMLVFMRKRRWI; this is translated from the coding sequence ATGATCACCACGCTCGTTTATCGTGACCACAAACTCACCCCCCTGAGGCCCGGGGTCGAGTCGCTGGCCGCCCTGCGCCAGGAACCCGGGGTTTTGCTCTGGGTCGACCTGAACCAACCCAGTACCGAGGAAGTCACCGCGGTGCTCGAAACCGTGTTCGGCTTTCACCCGTTGACGATCGAAGACTGCGTCGCCGACAGCCCCCTGCCCAAAATCGAGGATTATGGTGATTACCTCTATTTGGTGGCGCATTCCATCGCCTACGAAGCCGGCAACGGCTTCACGACCTCGGAGCTCGATCTCTTTTTGGGGCCCAACTACCTGGTTACCTATCACCGCACGCCGCTCAAAGCCGTGCAGGCCGTCATCGAGCGCCACCAACGCACCCCGTCCACCCCAGTGCGCGGCCCCGACCGCTTCGCCCACGGGCTGCTCGATGGCTTGGTCGAAAGTTGCCAGCCCGCCCTCGCCGCACTGCGTGCCGAAGTGGACAAACTTGAAGAAGGCGTGCTGATCAACATCTCGGCCGAAGAGCTGTTCCCCCAAGTCGTCGCGTTGCGCAAAGACCTCTCGCGCCTGCGACAGTTAATCCGCCCCCAGCGCGAGGTGCTCATGGCCCTGACCCACGGCAAGTCAAAGCTGGTTCGCCCCACCATCGTGCCTTACCTGCGCGACGTCGGCGACGACCTGGTGCGCATTGAAACCCAAGCGGCAACCTGGGCCGAGCAACTGATCCTCTCATTCCGTATTTATTTAAACAAATCGGGCTACGAGGCCAACCAAGGCATCAAGATCATCACCGCGATCACGGCGATGACCATCCCGCCGCTGCTCATCGGCGGGTGGTTCGGCATGAATTTCCGCCACATGCCCGAACTCGCCTCAATCCACGGTTACGCAATCTCGGTGGCACTGATGCTGACGAGCATGGCGGGCATGCTGGTGTTCATGCGCAAGCGGCGCTGGATCTGA
- a CDS encoding flotillin family protein codes for MPTYIEENLGYILLAIPLLILLYNSITIAGGDEIVTLERRWFGRQMPDGRTVALSSEVGVQARVLGPGFHLLIPFLYLTRKHRFLVIPSNQVGVVRAITGAPIPSGNYMAKSIACDLFQDGEAFLRNGGEKGPQLAILPEGEYKINPALFEITIVDAIMIDDNEVGYVEAIAGQPVTRAGGNFGSPVVCDSFQDAQAFIDNGGQKGPQISFLTPGFYRINTILFHIEKRPITEIKGGQIGLVEATDGARIPEGRLLALKVHGHNSFYDGEAFIKNGGEKGRQLDVLMPGRYRINPALFKVISVVDWTNIEADQVGIVTILEGKPIVDSSKIAAEELPLGTHNNFQDPAAFLSAGGQKGLQIPVLRAGNYAINPWFASVEKAPMIRVDIGFCGVVTSYVGAEGADLTDEAVNAKIVANGYKGIWADSLQPGKHPLNTKILKVDIVPTTQILLNWADNRSSAHELDSSLKTITLRTADAFNVNMDVSVIIHIPMKNAPKVIANLGSVKNMISQVLEPAISSHFRNAAQYIKALDLYTERKQLQEKAKMHIDNVLRVHHIDSKDTLIADVVLPPELTKTVTDRQIAEQEKKTYATQKEAQDERRALENATAQAAMQPKVVESERNVEIQKNLAEGKVKEAEGSKAAAILQATGESEAIKLRANAQAEATKVTAVAEAEATSKVGNAEAEVILAKGQSTAEAYRLEVQAMGQDVFGQIRVVEKIATGTLKLIPENLVIGGGGGAGGGGADMMNGFFGISLIEKLTGRSFAVKETEKSASPVPVEKV; via the coding sequence ATGCCCACCTATATCGAAGAAAACCTCGGCTACATTCTGTTGGCCATTCCGCTGCTCATTCTGCTCTACAACTCGATCACCATCGCTGGTGGCGACGAGATCGTCACGCTGGAGCGCCGCTGGTTCGGCCGCCAGATGCCCGATGGTCGAACCGTTGCGTTAAGCAGCGAGGTCGGCGTGCAGGCACGCGTGCTCGGGCCCGGCTTTCACCTCCTCATCCCGTTTCTTTACCTTACCCGCAAACACCGCTTTTTGGTGATTCCGTCCAACCAAGTCGGCGTGGTGCGCGCCATCACCGGCGCGCCCATTCCCTCGGGCAATTACATGGCGAAAAGCATCGCCTGCGACCTGTTCCAGGACGGCGAAGCGTTCCTGCGCAATGGCGGCGAAAAGGGCCCGCAGCTGGCCATCCTGCCCGAGGGCGAATACAAGATTAACCCCGCCCTTTTCGAGATCACCATCGTCGACGCCATCATGATCGACGACAACGAGGTCGGCTACGTCGAGGCCATCGCCGGCCAGCCCGTCACTCGCGCCGGCGGCAACTTTGGCTCGCCCGTCGTTTGCGACAGCTTTCAGGACGCCCAGGCCTTCATCGACAACGGTGGCCAAAAGGGCCCGCAGATCTCGTTTCTCACGCCCGGTTTTTACCGCATCAACACCATCCTGTTTCACATCGAAAAGCGCCCCATCACCGAGATCAAGGGCGGCCAGATCGGCTTGGTCGAGGCCACCGATGGCGCCCGCATTCCCGAGGGCCGCCTGCTCGCCTTGAAGGTTCACGGCCATAACAGCTTTTACGACGGCGAGGCGTTTATTAAAAACGGTGGCGAAAAGGGCCGCCAACTCGACGTGCTCATGCCCGGCCGTTACCGCATCAATCCGGCGCTCTTCAAGGTCATCAGCGTGGTCGACTGGACCAACATCGAGGCCGATCAGGTCGGCATCGTCACCATCTTGGAGGGTAAACCCATCGTCGACTCCTCGAAGATCGCCGCCGAAGAACTGCCCCTAGGCACGCATAACAACTTCCAAGATCCCGCCGCCTTCCTTTCCGCCGGCGGTCAAAAGGGCCTGCAAATTCCCGTGCTGCGCGCCGGCAATTACGCCATCAACCCGTGGTTCGCCTCGGTCGAAAAAGCCCCGATGATCCGCGTCGACATCGGCTTCTGCGGCGTGGTCACCAGCTACGTCGGTGCCGAGGGCGCCGACCTGACCGACGAAGCCGTGAACGCCAAAATCGTCGCCAACGGCTATAAGGGCATCTGGGCCGACTCGCTCCAGCCCGGCAAACACCCGCTCAACACCAAGATCCTCAAGGTCGATATCGTGCCCACCACCCAGATTCTGCTCAACTGGGCCGACAACCGTTCCAGCGCCCACGAGCTCGATTCCAGCCTCAAGACGATCACCCTGCGCACAGCAGACGCCTTTAACGTCAACATGGACGTGAGTGTGATCATCCACATCCCGATGAAAAACGCGCCCAAGGTGATCGCCAACCTGGGCTCGGTGAAAAACATGATCTCGCAGGTGCTTGAGCCGGCCATCAGCTCGCACTTCCGCAACGCCGCCCAGTACATCAAGGCCCTCGACCTGTACACCGAGCGCAAGCAGCTTCAGGAAAAGGCCAAGATGCACATCGATAACGTGCTTCGCGTTCACCATATCGATTCCAAGGATACGCTCATCGCCGACGTGGTGCTGCCGCCCGAGCTCACCAAAACGGTGACCGACCGCCAGATCGCCGAGCAGGAGAAAAAAACCTACGCCACGCAGAAAGAGGCGCAGGACGAGCGCCGCGCCCTCGAAAATGCGACCGCCCAGGCCGCCATGCAGCCGAAGGTGGTGGAATCCGAGCGCAACGTGGAAATCCAAAAGAACTTGGCCGAGGGTAAAGTGAAGGAGGCCGAGGGCTCCAAGGCTGCGGCCATTCTGCAAGCCACCGGTGAGTCTGAGGCGATCAAGCTGCGCGCCAACGCCCAAGCCGAGGCGACCAAGGTGACGGCCGTGGCCGAAGCCGAAGCGACCTCTAAGGTGGGTAACGCCGAGGCCGAGGTCATTCTCGCCAAGGGCCAATCCACCGCCGAAGCCTACCGGCTCGAAGTTCAGGCGATGGGCCAGGACGTGTTTGGCCAGATCCGCGTGGTCGAAAAAATCGCCACGGGCACCCTCAAGCTCATCCCCGAAAACCTCGTAATCGGGGGTGGCGGCGGTGCGGGTGGAGGCGGCGCCGACATGATGAACGGCTTCTTTGGCATCAGCCTCATTGAGAAGTTAACCGGCCGCAGTTTTGCGGTGAAGGAGACGGAAAAGTCGGCCTCGCCGGTTCCGGTCGAGAAGGTTTAA